In a single window of the Nicotiana tomentosiformis chromosome 8, ASM39032v3, whole genome shotgun sequence genome:
- the LOC138897098 gene encoding uncharacterized protein, translating into MTAGQASVQPIAQSSTTINNNPQSMDYSKLLKPTAINAPMKTFATLPLKPVEFLHGEPVVKWKKQEVKQSIVQQGLLLAVLGKFSYGKHVISELRKVIPIQCEIKGHCSAGLIEDNHMHCSKWNPWWTPNEETPIAIAWISFPELPPNFFRKECVFSLTRAVGNPLHVDLATQNGTRPSCAKVKVEVNLLSKFPHRIKIVEEADESGPEKFKWIRIKYDYMPKYCKPCKKTGA; encoded by the exons ATGACTGCTGGCCAAGCTTCAGTGCAGCCCATCGCCCAATCATCTACGACAATAAATAACAATCCCCAATCCATGGATTACTCAAAACTTTTAAAACCTACTGCCATTAATGCCCCTATGAAAACCTTCGCTACGCTACCATTGAAACCAGTTGAGTTCCTTCACGGTGAACCAGTTGTGAAGTGGAAGAAACAAGAAGTGAAGCAATCTATCGTACAACAAGGACTTCTACTTGCAGTTCTTGGAAAATTTTCGTATGGGAAGCATGTTATTAGTGAATTACGTAAAGTGATTCCAATTCAATGTGAGATTAAAGGCCATTGCTCAGCTGGTTTAATTGAAGATAATCAT ATGCATTGTTCAAAATGGAACCCATGGTGGACACCTAATGAAGAGACTCCCATTGCCATTGCTTGGATTAGCTTTCCAGAACTGCCTCCTAATTTCTTTAGGAAGGAATGTGTATTTTCCTTAACTCGTGCAGTTGGTAATCCATTACATGTAGACCTAGCCACTCAAAATGGGACTAGACCTAGTTGTGCTAAGGTGAAGGTGGAAGTTAACTTATTAAGTAAGTTCCCTCATCGTATTAAGATTGTGGAAGAAGCTGATGAATCTGGACCAGAAAAGTTCAAGTGGATCAGGATTAAGTATGATTATATGCCAAAATATTGCAAACCTTGCAAAAAAACAGGGGCATAA